A window of Vibrio ishigakensis contains these coding sequences:
- a CDS encoding ATP-binding protein translates to MAHHCILCIESDPKSLQSLQWALNPFAKKFCTRFVKDEHQARVEIADIKAQGKHLAMIIASQSETTQAAELLVELEHSQDKCRKVLVCDPTQLASILTAVNDGRLDHCFTKPLEIDEAINIIRKELTSYILDTPKLDWLGFGSILDSQRIIRAHIDRRIHDYRQDFIKDYHSINDEELSEKVCTALEEFFSKGDETRAIRQYSPSHLLTREGESNEFLWFITQGEVALYKKDEHGKSREVIRHAKGGIIGGMSFVTGEKSFSTAITLSPTKVIKLGKKTFTEVMHSNSSLLPLFTNLLLRHANRRLQRSIHTKMRLQHTYESLAAAQAQLVENEKMVVLGQLVAGVAHELNNPVAAILRSSDTLKSEFSRDTEAFHPLSKQLGIEVLKRALQSNPIPTSTLRKEANQIVELVGDKQMARKLVAMGLTNKIEELSSQSTSLEALLNELDYFHTCGATLRSINVCSERIANMVKSLKSYSRSDEESVQTVDIHEGLEDTLVIFENKLKKLKLTKDYQPLPITECQPIALQQIWTNLVANAIDAMQEKGELTVRTALKDDALIEVSFEDNGCGIPLELQARIFDLNYTTKTEGDFGLGIGLSVCQQIIHRHSGSIRVESTPNIGTKMIVTLPLKQANNENNYG, encoded by the coding sequence ATGGCTCACCATTGCATATTGTGTATTGAAAGCGATCCAAAATCCCTGCAGTCGCTGCAATGGGCTTTGAACCCGTTTGCAAAAAAATTCTGTACCCGCTTCGTCAAAGACGAACATCAAGCTCGCGTTGAAATTGCGGATATCAAAGCACAAGGTAAGCACCTGGCTATGATCATCGCCTCTCAATCTGAAACCACACAAGCGGCCGAGCTTTTAGTGGAACTCGAACACTCTCAGGACAAGTGTCGAAAGGTGCTGGTGTGCGATCCTACCCAACTTGCCAGCATACTCACCGCAGTCAACGACGGTCGCCTCGACCACTGCTTTACCAAGCCGTTAGAAATCGATGAAGCGATCAATATCATACGCAAAGAGCTGACCAGCTATATCCTAGATACACCCAAGCTCGACTGGCTGGGCTTCGGTTCTATATTGGATAGCCAACGCATCATCAGGGCGCACATCGACCGCCGCATCCATGACTATCGCCAAGATTTTATCAAGGACTACCACTCCATCAATGACGAAGAGCTTTCGGAAAAGGTGTGCACCGCCCTTGAAGAATTCTTTTCCAAGGGTGACGAAACAAGGGCTATACGCCAATACTCCCCTTCTCACCTGCTTACCCGTGAAGGAGAAAGCAACGAGTTCTTGTGGTTTATTACCCAAGGCGAGGTAGCCCTGTATAAAAAAGATGAGCATGGAAAAAGCCGTGAGGTAATACGTCACGCCAAGGGAGGCATCATCGGCGGTATGTCATTCGTAACCGGGGAAAAGTCCTTCTCTACCGCCATTACCTTAAGCCCGACAAAGGTGATCAAGCTGGGAAAAAAGACCTTTACCGAGGTAATGCACTCCAACAGCTCCCTACTGCCTCTTTTTACTAACTTGTTACTGCGTCATGCCAACAGACGCTTGCAACGCAGCATACATACCAAGATGCGATTACAGCATACCTATGAGTCATTAGCCGCCGCGCAAGCTCAGTTGGTTGAGAATGAGAAGATGGTGGTACTAGGTCAATTAGTTGCCGGAGTAGCCCATGAACTCAATAATCCGGTGGCGGCAATACTGCGAAGCTCTGATACCTTGAAGAGTGAATTTAGCCGCGATACCGAAGCCTTTCACCCACTGAGTAAACAGCTGGGAATCGAGGTGCTAAAGCGAGCTCTGCAGTCCAACCCAATTCCAACCTCAACCTTGCGCAAGGAAGCCAATCAAATTGTCGAATTGGTAGGTGACAAGCAGATGGCTCGCAAGCTGGTTGCAATGGGACTAACCAATAAAATAGAAGAGCTCAGCAGTCAATCCACCTCGCTCGAAGCATTACTTAACGAGCTTGACTACTTCCATACCTGTGGAGCGACCCTAAGGTCCATTAATGTCTGCTCTGAGCGCATAGCCAATATGGTCAAAAGCCTTAAAAGTTACTCCCGTTCCGACGAAGAATCGGTACAAACGGTGGATATTCATGAAGGCCTTGAGGACACCTTGGTCATCTTTGAAAACAAACTCAAGAAGCTCAAACTCACCAAGGATTACCAGCCCCTGCCGATCACTGAGTGTCAGCCTATCGCACTGCAGCAGATATGGACTAACCTCGTCGCTAACGCGATAGATGCTATGCAAGAAAAGGGCGAACTGACTGTCCGTACTGCTCTTAAGGACGACGCTCTGATAGAAGTCAGTTTTGAAGACAACGGCTGCGGAATACCCCTCGAGCTTCAAGCACGAATATTTGATCTTAACTACACCACCAAAACCGAAGGCGACTTTGGTCTGGGCATTGGGCTCTCCGTTTGCCAACAGATCATCCACCGCCATTCGGGCTCGATACGGGTTGAGTCAACCCCAAACATTGGAACCAAAATGATAGTCACCCTGCCCCTAAAGCAGGCAAATAACGAGAATAATTATGGATAA
- a CDS encoding response regulator, with protein sequence MDKLLLLCVDDERDVLDSVVRDLGPFTAFCEVEATESVAEAREVIEEYQAESVPLALILCDHIMPEETGIPFLIELNQKSETKACKKILLTGQADLNDTVEAVNHHCLDFFVAKPWKVEVLQQTIKQHLTDYVIEQFENPMQWAQHLDSAKILQAMADKRIQFGE encoded by the coding sequence ATGGATAAATTACTTCTGCTCTGTGTGGATGATGAAAGAGATGTATTGGATAGCGTAGTGCGAGACCTTGGCCCGTTCACCGCGTTCTGCGAAGTGGAGGCCACAGAATCTGTTGCAGAGGCGCGCGAGGTGATTGAAGAGTACCAAGCAGAATCTGTTCCCTTGGCACTGATATTGTGCGACCACATAATGCCAGAAGAGACAGGTATCCCTTTCCTTATCGAACTCAACCAAAAGAGTGAAACCAAGGCGTGTAAAAAGATACTGCTCACCGGACAGGCAGACCTGAATGATACGGTCGAGGCGGTAAATCATCACTGTCTAGATTTCTTCGTTGCCAAGCCATGGAAAGTGGAAGTGTTGCAACAAACCATCAAGCAGCACCTGACCGATTACGTTATCGAGCAATTTGAGAACCCAATGCAGTGGGCACAGCACCTAGACAGCGCAAAAATTCTACAGGCAATGGCGGACAAACGCATTCAATTTGGTGAATAA
- a CDS encoding DUF4250 domain-containing protein, translated as MDLSNLKNWDSNILLGIVNEKLRLECDSIEELASVYDLDANVLTDKLGNGGFHYDPLTNQFKAHEF; from the coding sequence ATGGACTTGAGCAACCTTAAGAACTGGGACAGCAACATACTGCTTGGTATCGTCAACGAGAAGTTGCGTCTTGAGTGTGACAGCATAGAAGAGTTAGCCAGCGTCTATGATTTAGATGCTAATGTGCTAACCGATAAACTGGGGAATGGTGGCTTCCACTACGACCCTTTGACCAATCAATTTAAGGCTCACGAGTTTTAA
- a CDS encoding BamA/TamA family outer membrane protein, with product MPSPRFTPLLIASSLLSADAFAVSFTDPVDGMLDMGEYLAENAYGFLPIPIIITEPAVGYGGGFAGMFLHETEEQKEKRRKLAMSSLDGGAQLIPPAVTVAGGAATENGTWFALLGHRRVWREDSIRYLGGIGMGTAIMDYYPFSQGALQDVGFEIETEGFGGMQKLQFRIADTKLFLGVQQFYANSEVSVKLPANLGTYKFGDTTSSGLGINLQYDSKNSFFFPTSGWDVNAEYLWYRDGIGSDNDYDTLLVESTAYVPLSDKWTLAFGVEYNSLSTDESSLPPLAYPDINLRGIPTNRYQGNYTSSYQSQIMYQINPRWHVSVFAGIGGASGVNNDSASDMFEDMEYAYGAGFRYMIARRYGLHFGMDFGFSEDDSAFYFNVGSGL from the coding sequence ATGCCTTCCCCGCGTTTCACGCCCCTTCTTATCGCGTCTTCGCTACTTAGCGCCGATGCATTTGCGGTTTCTTTTACCGACCCTGTGGATGGCATGCTGGATATGGGGGAGTATCTTGCTGAAAATGCCTACGGATTTCTTCCCATTCCAATCATTATCACTGAACCTGCTGTGGGATACGGTGGCGGTTTTGCTGGTATGTTCTTACATGAAACAGAAGAGCAGAAAGAGAAGCGTAGGAAGCTTGCGATGAGCTCGCTAGATGGTGGTGCTCAGTTGATCCCACCAGCAGTAACCGTAGCGGGCGGTGCGGCCACTGAGAATGGCACTTGGTTTGCGCTTCTAGGGCACAGGCGTGTGTGGCGCGAAGACAGTATTCGCTATCTCGGTGGTATCGGAATGGGCACGGCGATAATGGATTACTATCCGTTTTCGCAAGGGGCGTTGCAGGATGTAGGTTTTGAGATTGAAACGGAAGGGTTCGGTGGAATGCAGAAGCTTCAGTTTCGTATTGCCGATACCAAGCTATTTCTGGGTGTACAGCAGTTCTATGCCAATAGTGAGGTCAGTGTAAAACTGCCTGCCAACCTTGGAACCTACAAATTCGGTGATACCACATCATCGGGCTTGGGTATCAATCTGCAATACGATTCTAAAAACAGTTTCTTCTTTCCTACCTCAGGGTGGGATGTAAACGCGGAGTACCTTTGGTATCGAGATGGTATTGGCAGTGACAATGACTATGATACCTTGCTGGTGGAATCCACAGCCTATGTGCCTTTGAGTGACAAATGGACGCTCGCCTTTGGTGTTGAGTACAACTCTTTAAGCACAGACGAAAGCAGTTTGCCACCATTGGCTTATCCAGATATCAACCTAAGGGGTATCCCTACCAACCGTTATCAGGGCAACTACACCAGCTCCTACCAATCTCAAATCATGTATCAGATAAACCCACGCTGGCACGTATCTGTGTTCGCGGGTATCGGCGGGGCCAGTGGAGTGAACAACGACAGCGCGTCAGATATGTTTGAGGATATGGAATATGCCTATGGTGCAGGCTTTCGCTATATGATTGCCAGACGCTACGGTCTGCATTTTGGTATGGACTTTGGCTTTAGTGAAGACGATAGCGCATTTTACTTTAATGTAGGTTCAGGGCTTTAG
- a CDS encoding DUF413 domain-containing protein has protein sequence MIDTKIRVGEKRYFDNKAFPRGFGKSGNFTFVEDDVLSSYGQTLIQLESGELLPINAEEKHFLKVLKNPGKARSRIEQIWLKYLLLSRGRRTFYPLTGMSKRYDRPKVVESEMEEELEMY, from the coding sequence ATGATAGATACAAAAATTAGAGTGGGTGAAAAACGGTATTTTGACAACAAAGCCTTCCCACGTGGATTCGGTAAGTCTGGTAACTTCACCTTTGTTGAAGACGATGTTCTGAGCAGTTATGGTCAGACTCTAATTCAGCTAGAATCAGGCGAACTGCTACCTATCAACGCTGAGGAAAAACACTTCCTCAAGGTTTTGAAAAACCCAGGTAAAGCTCGCTCTCGCATTGAGCAAATCTGGCTTAAATATCTGCTTCTCTCTAGAGGAAGACGAACCTTCTATCCACTTACTGGAATGAGTAAGCGCTACGACCGACCAAAAGTGGTTGAGAGCGAAATGGAAGAAGAACTAGAGATGTACTAA
- a CDS encoding LysR family transcriptional regulator — protein sequence MDIRVLSTFLEVARVRHFGRASENLHITQAAVSARIKQLEGYFNTTLFTRDRNNIKLTSSGERLIGYAEAMVSTLQQAKYELSLEDSQALQLTLAGTPNLWDAYLQNGLSMITAKFSGYGFNAEVLSREQVNRGLMERTLDIGFLFDPLRADELESKRVADLELVLVSTNQTSVENALSQRYVYVDWGTAFASEHGLRHPQKSAPYLRTSTGKIALDFILEKGGSAYLPLSLVEPFINSGQLQIVEGSQSVMRPLYMSYRKNSTSIEAIREVEALVNKIDPSSAYSLAQAGEAEISE from the coding sequence GTGGATATTCGAGTATTAAGCACCTTTCTAGAGGTGGCGCGCGTTCGCCATTTTGGCCGCGCTTCAGAGAACCTACACATTACCCAAGCAGCAGTGAGTGCCCGTATCAAACAGCTTGAGGGCTACTTTAACACCACGCTATTCACCCGCGATAGAAACAACATCAAGTTGACCTCGTCAGGTGAGCGTTTGATTGGCTACGCGGAAGCAATGGTATCCACCTTGCAACAGGCCAAGTATGAGCTTTCTTTAGAAGACTCACAGGCGTTGCAACTTACCCTTGCGGGTACACCAAACCTTTGGGATGCGTATTTGCAGAATGGTCTTAGCATGATCACAGCTAAGTTCAGTGGCTACGGCTTTAATGCAGAGGTACTAAGTCGCGAGCAAGTGAACCGCGGCTTGATGGAGCGCACTCTGGATATCGGTTTCTTGTTCGATCCTCTTCGCGCTGATGAGCTAGAAAGTAAGCGTGTGGCAGACCTTGAGCTTGTGTTGGTGTCAACCAATCAAACCTCAGTGGAGAATGCGCTTAGCCAAAGATATGTGTATGTGGATTGGGGCACAGCGTTTGCCTCTGAGCATGGTTTGAGGCATCCACAAAAATCGGCACCTTATCTTCGTACCTCAACCGGTAAGATAGCGTTGGATTTTATCTTGGAAAAAGGCGGAAGCGCCTATCTGCCACTCTCGTTAGTCGAACCTTTCATTAATAGCGGACAGCTGCAGATAGTAGAGGGAAGCCAGTCTGTGATGAGACCGTTATACATGAGCTACCGCAAAAACAGTACCTCTATTGAGGCTATCCGTGAAGTGGAGGCCTTGGTTAACAAGATCGATCCATCTTCTGCGTACAGCTTGGCTCAAGCCGGCGAAGCAGAGATCAGCGAATAA
- a CDS encoding ATP-dependent zinc protease family protein gives MDRLVIGNLELCNLPQLGIYDLEVRVDTGAKTSSLHVDNIRRYREKGKLYVSFDLHPDIYNLKQTVRCGAPVVDSRKIKSSNGESEQRYVIETLFSLGGQEWPIQISLTNRMEMSYSMLLGREGMGSRVYVDPSKAFTLLSD, from the coding sequence GTGGACAGATTGGTAATCGGTAACCTCGAGCTGTGCAACCTGCCTCAGCTTGGGATATATGACCTCGAAGTGCGGGTTGATACAGGGGCAAAAACATCGTCTCTGCATGTAGATAATATCCGCCGTTACAGAGAGAAGGGTAAGCTTTATGTCTCTTTCGACCTGCATCCGGATATCTACAACCTTAAGCAGACGGTTCGATGTGGCGCACCTGTAGTCGACTCTCGAAAAATTAAGTCATCCAATGGTGAGTCAGAGCAAAGGTATGTTATCGAGACTCTGTTCTCTCTCGGTGGTCAGGAATGGCCGATCCAAATCTCCCTTACCAACAGAATGGAAATGAGTTACTCCATGCTATTGGGTAGAGAAGGGATGGGCAGCCGAGTTTATGTGGACCCAAGCAAGGCGTTTACCTTGCTCAGCGATTGA
- a CDS encoding succinylglutamate desuccinylase/aspartoacylase family protein encodes MNKDLVIANVTIRPGEKRKVDIPVAKLYTDTQLSIPVHVHRARKEGPTVFVSAAIHGDELNGIEITRRLMAADLDVIRGTLILVPMVNVYGVLNQSRYLPDRRDLNRSFPGSEKGSLAARLANDFMKNIVEHCDYGIDLHTGAIHRSNFPQIRGDLKDEETLKLAQAFGVPVLVNSVLRDGSLRQAATENGTRVLLYEAGEALRFDELSIQAGVNGVRNVLENLGVLKKRRRSKRRVEPFVANKSEWIRASGSGFVQELVKLGEHVDEKQVLAEIYSPMGNLIEKIYSTRSGIVIGKQNIPLVQEGDAMFHVAYFGDEAQDVAEHIELIQETMI; translated from the coding sequence ATGAACAAAGACTTAGTCATAGCGAATGTAACAATAAGACCGGGAGAGAAACGCAAAGTCGATATCCCGGTTGCCAAGCTTTATACGGACACCCAGTTGTCGATCCCTGTGCATGTTCATAGGGCTCGCAAGGAAGGTCCAACAGTGTTTGTGAGCGCGGCGATTCACGGTGATGAGCTGAACGGTATCGAGATCACCCGTCGCTTAATGGCGGCTGATCTCGATGTGATCCGAGGCACCCTAATCTTGGTGCCTATGGTGAATGTCTATGGGGTACTTAACCAGAGTCGTTACTTGCCTGACAGGCGAGACCTAAACCGCAGCTTCCCTGGCTCTGAAAAAGGGTCGCTAGCAGCACGGCTTGCAAACGACTTTATGAAGAATATTGTCGAGCATTGCGATTACGGAATCGACCTGCACACAGGGGCGATACACAGATCTAACTTCCCTCAGATCCGTGGAGATTTGAAGGATGAAGAAACCTTAAAGCTGGCGCAAGCCTTTGGCGTGCCAGTACTGGTGAACTCAGTGTTGAGAGATGGCTCGCTTCGTCAGGCGGCAACAGAAAACGGCACCCGCGTGCTTTTGTATGAAGCAGGCGAAGCGCTTCGCTTTGACGAACTTTCTATACAAGCTGGAGTGAACGGCGTTCGAAACGTATTGGAGAATCTGGGCGTGCTTAAAAAACGCAGACGCAGTAAGCGCCGAGTTGAGCCGTTTGTGGCAAACAAGAGTGAATGGATTCGCGCATCTGGCAGTGGCTTCGTGCAAGAGCTGGTAAAGCTTGGTGAGCATGTAGACGAGAAACAAGTGCTTGCTGAGATCTACTCTCCAATGGGTAATCTGATTGAGAAAATCTATTCAACCCGCTCAGGGATCGTTATCGGTAAGCAGAATATCCCATTGGTTCAAGAAGGTGATGCCATGTTCCATGTCGCCTATTTCGGGGATGAAGCGCAGGATGTGGCGGAACATATTGAATTGATCCAAGAGACCATGATTTAG
- the rimK gene encoding 30S ribosomal protein S6--L-glutamate ligase encodes MRIAILSRNESLYSTRRLKEAGEARGHQVDIIDPLHCYMDITSSNPKMRYQGLELPKYDAVIPRIGASITFYGTAVVRQFEMMGTFCVNESVAISRSRDKLRSLQLLSRKGIGLPRTGFASRPDKIQDLIKNVGGAPLVIKLLEGTQGIGVVLAETDKAAESVIEAFMGLKANILVQEFIEEANGADIRCFVVGNKVIAAMKRQAKEGEFRSNLHRGGSAELVRLTKEERATAVNAAKAMGLNVCGVDILQSKRGPVVMEVNSSPGLEGIETATGKDVAGIIYDLIEKNARPNANKTKGKG; translated from the coding sequence ATGCGTATTGCAATCCTATCTCGTAACGAATCTCTATATTCTACTCGTCGTCTAAAAGAAGCTGGCGAAGCACGAGGTCATCAAGTGGACATTATTGACCCTTTGCATTGCTATATGGATATCACCAGCAGTAACCCTAAGATGCGTTATCAAGGTCTAGAGTTGCCAAAATACGATGCCGTTATTCCGCGTATCGGTGCGTCTATCACCTTCTACGGAACGGCGGTTGTGCGTCAGTTCGAGATGATGGGTACCTTTTGCGTAAACGAGTCAGTGGCGATCAGCCGCTCTCGTGACAAGCTTCGCTCACTGCAGCTTCTATCTCGTAAAGGTATTGGTCTGCCACGCACTGGCTTTGCTAGCCGTCCAGATAAGATCCAAGACCTTATCAAAAACGTGGGTGGTGCACCGCTAGTGATCAAGCTTCTAGAGGGTACTCAAGGCATCGGCGTAGTACTGGCTGAAACAGATAAAGCGGCAGAAAGTGTTATCGAGGCCTTCATGGGTCTTAAAGCTAACATCCTAGTGCAAGAGTTCATCGAAGAAGCAAACGGCGCTGACATTCGCTGCTTCGTTGTGGGCAATAAAGTGATTGCAGCAATGAAGCGTCAAGCGAAAGAAGGGGAGTTTCGCTCTAACCTGCATCGTGGTGGTAGCGCTGAGCTTGTGCGCCTAACCAAAGAAGAGCGCGCGACTGCGGTAAATGCAGCAAAAGCTATGGGCTTGAACGTATGCGGTGTGGATATCCTTCAGTCAAAACGTGGTCCTGTGGTGATGGAAGTGAACTCATCTCCTGGCCTAGAAGGCATTGAAACTGCAACCGGTAAAGATGTGGCTGGCATTATTTACGACCTGATCGAGAAAAACGCGCGCCCAAATGCGAACAAGACCAAAGGCAAAGGCTGA
- a CDS encoding YgiQ family radical SAM protein, with product MHNQITPIHEHKKYWAECFGTAPFLPTSRKEMDALGWDSCDIIIVTGDAYVDHPSFGMAIIGRLLEAQGFRVGIIAQPRWNNKDDFMSLGKPNLFFGITAGNMDSMINRYTADRKLRHDDAYTPNNEGGKRPDRATLVYSQRCKEAYKETPIVLGGIEASLRRIAHYDYWSDKVRRSVLFDAKADLLLFGNAERALIEVAHRLADGEDMSTLTNIRGTAVNLAEVPERYTVIDSSRIEKPGKAFVPTNPYVVEENCSDKATEQSDVVEIKPAVARPSRHDATNSVVRIPAFEKLKNDRILYAHASRIMHLETNPHSGRALVQKHGDRELLVNQPPIPLSTEEMDYVFGLPYARVPHPMYGKAKIPAYDMIKTSVNIMRGCFGGCSFCSITEHEGRIIQNRSQESILEELEDIKRKVPGFTGTISDLGGPTANMYRLGCSVPKAEETCRRPSCVFPGICSKLNTDHKHTIDLYRAARKVDGIKKVMIASGVRYDLAIESPEYVKELVTHHVGGYLKIAPEHTEKGPLDKMMKPGMGTYDRFKEMFEKYSKEAGKKQYLIPYFISAHPGTEDEDMVNLAMWLKSNNYECDQVQNFYPSPMCNATAMYYSETNPLKRVKYKKREEVPVAKGERQRRLHKALLRYHDPDNWPMIREALISMGKKYLIGDKPGCLVPAEDIDKSTPAQRRKSGRHGANRFATKHTKNQPDIRNPKSNGKPKTNGSSAGNKQQGGNKGGQGKPAGNKAHQGKPARPKRRR from the coding sequence ATGCACAACCAGATTACTCCAATCCATGAGCACAAAAAATACTGGGCAGAGTGCTTCGGCACGGCTCCATTTTTGCCTACCAGTCGCAAAGAGATGGACGCTCTTGGTTGGGACAGTTGTGACATTATTATCGTGACCGGCGATGCCTATGTTGACCATCCAAGCTTTGGTATGGCTATCATCGGCAGACTGCTCGAAGCGCAGGGCTTTCGCGTCGGCATCATTGCTCAGCCAAGATGGAACAATAAAGACGACTTTATGTCTCTTGGTAAGCCTAACCTCTTCTTTGGCATTACTGCGGGTAACATGGACTCCATGATCAACCGCTACACCGCTGACCGTAAACTGCGTCACGACGATGCCTATACCCCTAATAATGAAGGTGGCAAGCGCCCGGACCGTGCAACCCTGGTTTACTCTCAGCGTTGTAAAGAGGCCTATAAAGAAACACCTATCGTTCTAGGTGGTATAGAGGCAAGCCTTCGCCGTATCGCTCACTACGACTACTGGTCGGATAAAGTACGTCGCTCAGTGCTGTTTGACGCAAAAGCAGACCTGCTTCTATTCGGTAACGCAGAGCGTGCGCTAATCGAAGTAGCCCATCGCCTTGCTGATGGCGAAGATATGTCGACCCTGACCAATATCCGCGGTACCGCAGTTAATCTTGCCGAGGTGCCAGAGCGTTACACCGTCATCGACTCAAGCCGCATCGAAAAACCGGGTAAGGCTTTCGTGCCGACCAACCCTTATGTGGTTGAAGAAAATTGCAGCGATAAAGCGACAGAGCAAAGCGACGTGGTCGAAATTAAACCTGCTGTCGCGCGCCCTTCTCGCCATGATGCCACCAACTCTGTGGTTCGTATCCCGGCATTTGAAAAGCTGAAAAACGACCGAATTCTCTACGCTCACGCAAGCCGTATCATGCACCTAGAGACCAACCCGCACTCGGGCCGTGCTCTAGTACAAAAGCACGGTGATCGCGAGCTTTTGGTAAACCAACCGCCAATCCCACTTTCTACTGAAGAGATGGACTATGTGTTTGGTCTGCCGTACGCGCGTGTACCACACCCTATGTATGGCAAGGCGAAGATCCCTGCCTATGACATGATCAAGACCTCAGTTAACATCATGCGTGGCTGTTTTGGAGGTTGCTCATTCTGCTCTATTACAGAACACGAAGGTCGAATCATTCAAAACCGCTCTCAAGAATCTATCTTGGAAGAACTAGAAGACATCAAGCGCAAGGTACCAGGCTTTACTGGCACTATCTCTGACTTGGGCGGTCCAACGGCGAACATGTATCGCCTTGGCTGTAGCGTACCTAAGGCAGAAGAAACCTGTCGTCGCCCATCGTGCGTTTTCCCGGGTATCTGTAGCAAGCTAAACACAGACCACAAACACACCATCGACCTGTATCGCGCTGCGCGTAAGGTAGATGGCATCAAGAAGGTGATGATCGCCTCTGGTGTGCGCTATGACCTTGCTATCGAATCGCCAGAGTATGTGAAGGAGCTAGTGACGCACCACGTAGGTGGCTACCTGAAGATTGCTCCCGAGCATACCGAGAAAGGCCCTCTGGACAAGATGATGAAACCAGGCATGGGTACCTATGATCGCTTCAAAGAGATGTTCGAAAAGTACTCGAAAGAGGCTGGTAAGAAACAATACCTGATCCCTTATTTCATCTCAGCCCACCCGGGTACCGAAGATGAAGATATGGTAAATCTGGCAATGTGGCTTAAATCGAATAACTACGAGTGCGATCAGGTTCAGAACTTCTACCCATCGCCTATGTGTAACGCAACGGCCATGTATTACTCAGAAACCAACCCACTTAAGCGCGTGAAATATAAAAAGCGCGAAGAAGTACCTGTGGCTAAGGGTGAGCGTCAGCGTCGTCTACACAAAGCCCTGCTTCGCTATCATGATCCAGATAACTGGCCAATGATCCGTGAAGCCCTTATCAGCATGGGTAAGAAATACTTAATTGGTGACAAGCCAGGATGTCTAGTGCCGGCAGAAGACATAGATAAATCTACTCCTGCTCAGCGTCGTAAATCTGGTCGTCACGGTGCCAATCGCTTTGCCACCAAGCACACCAAGAACCAGCCAGATATTCGTAACCCGAAATCAAATGGCAAGCCGAAAACAAACGGTTCTTCAGCTGGAAACAAACAGCAAGGTGGTAATAAAGGCGGTCAAGGTAAGCCAGCGGGCAACAAGGCCCATCAAGGCAAACCGGCTAGACCTAAGCGCAGAAGATAA